One part of the Aurantibacillus circumpalustris genome encodes these proteins:
- a CDS encoding Rid family detoxifying hydrolase, whose product MKKIINTPDAPSPIGPYNQAIIVGNIMFISGTIAMDLQSKQLVKTTIKEETKMVMDYIGAILKAGGCTFDNVVKSTIFLNDMNNFVHVNEVYASYFKGEFPARATIQAARLPKDANVEISVEAILF is encoded by the coding sequence ATGAAAAAAATAATCAATACTCCAGATGCGCCATCCCCTATTGGACCTTATAATCAGGCAATAATTGTTGGAAACATTATGTTTATTAGCGGAACCATTGCTATGGATCTTCAAAGTAAACAATTGGTTAAAACAACCATTAAAGAAGAAACTAAAATGGTGATGGATTATATTGGCGCCATTCTAAAAGCTGGAGGTTGTACATTCGATAATGTGGTAAAAAGCACTATTTTTCTTAATGATATGAATAATTTTGTTCACGTAAATGAGGTTTACGCTTCTTATTTTAAGGGGGAATTTCCGGCACGTGCAACTATTCAGGCTGCACGCCTACCAAAAGATGCTAATGTAGAAATTAGCGTAGAAGCCATTCTTTTTTAA
- a CDS encoding RNA recognition motif domain-containing protein, with the protein MNIFISNISFKVREQSLSELFSQYGEVTSVRIIKDKETRRSKGYGFVEMSNDAEANVAINALNGTEHYERNIVVAEAKGKKEPAPESQQ; encoded by the coding sequence ATGAACATTTTTATTAGCAACATCAGTTTTAAAGTAAGAGAGCAATCTCTTAGCGAACTTTTCTCGCAGTACGGTGAAGTAACTAGCGTTAGAATCATTAAGGACAAGGAAACAAGACGTAGCAAAGGTTACGGGTTTGTTGAAATGTCAAATGATGCTGAAGCAAACGTCGCAATCAATGCATTAAATGGCACAGAACATTACGAACGTAATATTGTTGTAGCTGAAGCAAAAGGTAAAAAGGAGCCAGCTCCTGAATCACAACAGTAA
- the apaG gene encoding Co2+/Mg2+ efflux protein ApaG, with protein MVKISTHNIEISVEVKYWPQHSMPKENHYFFVYFISIENKSDYAVQLLKRHWDIFDSIGDAREVDGEGVVGETPVLEPGQKFEYNSGCNLTSEMGHMKGYYTLLKILDGTEFNVEIPKFNLIVPAKMN; from the coding sequence ATGGTTAAGATTAGTACGCATAATATTGAAATTTCGGTGGAAGTGAAATACTGGCCTCAGCACAGTATGCCAAAGGAGAATCATTATTTCTTTGTTTATTTTATCAGTATCGAAAATAAAAGTGATTATGCTGTTCAATTACTTAAAAGACATTGGGATATTTTTGATAGTATTGGTGACGCGCGTGAGGTTGACGGTGAAGGCGTTGTAGGGGAAACTCCAGTTTTAGAACCGGGTCAAAAATTTGAATACAATAGTGGTTGCAATCTTACCAGCGAAATGGGACACATGAAGGGGTATTACACGCTTTTAAAAATATTAGATGGTACTGAGTTTAATGTTGAAATTCCAAAATTCAATCTCATCGTGCCGGCAAAAATGAATTAG
- the paaZ gene encoding phenylacetic acid degradation bifunctional protein PaaZ, protein MNQLHNYACGKWVAGTDKGQDLFNAITGETIATTSSKGIDFGQMCDYARNVGGPKLRKMTFQERGLMLKALAMHLLNKKEDFYKVSWATGATRIDSWVDIEGGIGNLFSYASLRRQFPNESYCYDGDVARLSKNNTFIGHHICVPKEGVAIHINAFNFPVWGMLEKVAVNWLAGVPAIVKPATVTSFLTEAVVKEIIASKILPEGALQLICGSANGILDHVMNQDVVTFTGSASTGKMLKAHPRLLQESVHFNMEADSLNCCVLGTDVTTAMPEFDIFIKEIAREITTKAGQKCTAVRRIIVPENMVEDVHIALGKRLAQSIIGDPNVEGVRMGSLAGQAQLIEVKEKVELLSKTQKIIIGDFEKFEVKGADKHKGAFMPPIIFLNEKPFTNTDCHSVEAFGPVSTIMPYKTIDEAIELSKMGKGSLVSSIITADDRIARMYTIGAACMHGRILVLNNECAKESTGHGSPMPLLVHGGPGRAGGGEEMGGKRGVFHYLQRTAIQGSPTTITHILNQYQQGAKQIEKDIHPFRQYFEDLEIGETLITAKHTVTEADVVNFANVSGDHFYAHTDVTSLDGTIFTGRVAHGYYILSKAAGLFVNAKKGPVLLNYGIDECRFTKPVYMGSTIGVRFTCKEKIVQEKKNEEDVAKGIVKWLVDVYDETGETVAIATILTMVKMRNQD, encoded by the coding sequence ATGAATCAATTACATAATTATGCCTGCGGTAAATGGGTGGCAGGAACAGATAAAGGACAAGATTTATTTAATGCCATAACGGGTGAAACCATTGCTACAACAAGCAGTAAAGGTATTGATTTTGGTCAGATGTGTGACTACGCAAGGAATGTGGGTGGTCCGAAACTAAGAAAAATGACCTTTCAAGAGCGTGGACTGATGTTGAAAGCTTTAGCCATGCATCTTTTAAATAAAAAAGAAGATTTTTATAAAGTAAGTTGGGCAACCGGAGCAACCCGAATTGATAGCTGGGTAGACATTGAAGGTGGTATTGGGAATTTATTTAGCTATGCCTCTTTGCGTCGCCAGTTTCCAAACGAAAGTTATTGTTATGACGGAGATGTAGCCAGACTTTCTAAGAACAACACTTTTATTGGTCACCATATTTGTGTACCAAAAGAAGGTGTTGCTATTCATATTAACGCCTTTAACTTCCCGGTTTGGGGGATGCTTGAAAAGGTGGCTGTAAACTGGTTAGCAGGAGTTCCTGCTATCGTAAAACCGGCAACCGTTACCTCCTTTTTAACCGAAGCTGTTGTAAAAGAAATTATTGCGAGTAAAATTTTACCAGAAGGTGCGCTTCAATTAATTTGTGGAAGCGCCAATGGTATTCTCGATCATGTGATGAATCAAGATGTTGTAACCTTTACTGGTTCTGCTTCTACAGGAAAAATGCTAAAAGCTCATCCACGCTTATTACAAGAATCTGTGCACTTTAATATGGAAGCAGATTCATTGAATTGCTGCGTTCTTGGAACAGATGTTACCACCGCAATGCCTGAGTTTGATATTTTTATTAAAGAAATTGCACGTGAAATAACTACAAAGGCAGGACAAAAATGTACGGCGGTTCGACGGATTATTGTGCCAGAAAACATGGTAGAAGATGTTCATATAGCATTGGGTAAACGACTGGCTCAGAGTATTATAGGAGATCCAAATGTAGAAGGTGTTAGAATGGGCTCTTTGGCTGGACAAGCACAACTCATTGAAGTAAAAGAAAAAGTTGAATTGCTTTCTAAAACTCAAAAAATAATCATTGGTGATTTTGAAAAATTTGAAGTGAAAGGCGCTGATAAACATAAAGGTGCGTTTATGCCTCCTATTATTTTCTTGAATGAAAAACCTTTTACGAATACAGATTGTCATAGTGTTGAAGCCTTTGGTCCTGTTAGTACCATTATGCCTTATAAAACAATCGATGAAGCTATTGAGTTAAGCAAAATGGGAAAAGGTAGTCTGGTAAGTAGTATCATTACTGCCGATGATCGTATTGCACGAATGTACACCATTGGTGCAGCCTGTATGCACGGACGAATTTTAGTTTTGAATAACGAATGTGCGAAAGAAAGCACAGGTCACGGTTCACCAATGCCATTATTGGTGCATGGTGGACCTGGTCGCGCTGGCGGAGGTGAAGAAATGGGCGGCAAACGTGGTGTGTTTCATTATTTGCAACGTACTGCTATTCAAGGTTCTCCAACAACCATAACCCATATTTTAAATCAATACCAACAAGGAGCAAAACAAATTGAAAAAGACATTCATCCTTTCCGTCAATACTTTGAGGATTTAGAAATTGGAGAAACCTTAATCACGGCAAAACATACCGTAACAGAGGCTGACGTGGTTAATTTTGCAAACGTAAGTGGAGATCATTTTTACGCCCATACAGATGTAACAAGTTTGGATGGAACTATTTTCACTGGTCGAGTTGCACATGGATACTACATTTTGAGCAAGGCAGCAGGATTATTTGTAAACGCAAAAAAGGGTCCAGTTTTATTAAATTACGGAATAGACGAGTGCCGTTTTACCAAACCTGTTTACATGGGAAGTACAATTGGTGTGCGTTTTACGTGTAAGGAAAAAATTGTTCAAGAGAAAAAAAATGAAGAGGATGTTGCCAAGGGAATTGTAAAATGGTTGGTAGATGTTTACGACGAAACCGGTGAAACCGTTGCTATTGCTACTATTCTAACTATGGTAAAAATGCGTAACCAAGATTAA